The nucleotide sequence TCCAATAGATCTCTCGAAGAAGGGGTAGGGATAGATAAAACGTTTCAGACGAGGCCGTGGGAGTGGGGAGATGGTTTCTCGGTTGATATCTTCGAGAGTGCCAAGAATGCAATTCGACGCGGCGGACCCGGAGTCCCGATCCAATTTAGCGTCGAGGATTTCGAGATCGAAGATACTGAGAGCCTGACGCGGTCTGCTACCGTGCTTCTGCTCGACCTTTCTTTGTCTATGATGATGCGCGACAGCTTTGTCGCAGCGAAACGGCTTGCTTTTGCGCTTCAGTCCCTAATTGCGAGCAAGTTCCCCCACGACTATTTCTCAATCGTTGGATTTTCAGAGTTAGCCCGGGAGATTCCCCCACGCGACTTGCCCGAGGCTACCTGGGATGGGGTGTACGGTACAAACATGCAGCATGCTCTCATGTTGGCTCGCTCGATTCTGAAAAACCGCCCCGCTCGTACACGGCAGGTGATCATGGTCACAGACGGCGAGCCCACGGCTCACTTAGAAGAGGGAGTTCCGTTTTTTTCGTATCCGCCCGTGATAAAGACAATTGAGGAAACGCTAAAAGAGGTGCTCCGCTGCACTAGAGAAGGGATAACCATTAACGTTTTCATGCTGGATAGAAGCCCCCATTTAGTTCGCTTCGTCCAGCAGATGACCAAGATGAACAGGGGGCGTGCTTTCTTTACGACACCCGAGCGCCTAGGGGAGTTCGTGCTCTACGATTTCTTGGAGTCGAAGACCAGACGTTCAAGCCCTTATACGTGACCAGGTCGAGGGGGTACTTGGGCCCCGTCGACAAGTAGCTAACCCAATCTAATGACTCAATTCGCCCTGAAGCTACCGGTTCATCCAGTGATATTACCCCGAGGCGAGGATCTACCTCTTCGCAGTCACGTACCTTGCAGCGCCGAGTGATACTCAGAAGAATCTCTCGGGGTTTTTATGTCGGGCGATTCCACTACTTTAACTACCCTGCCATCTTGGCCAATTACTACCGATACTCTGCGGGCCGCACCAATGGACTCGTCGAACGCACCGTACAGTTTCGATACCTCGCCTAGGGGCCATCGGTCGGCGAGTATGGGAAAGTCAAAGCCGTTCTGATCCGACCATGCTTTGATAGCATGAACGGAGTCACAGCAGATACCTATAACCGAAGCACCCTCGCTCTCGAACATTTTTCGTTCGTCTCGCAGAGCACACATTTCCTGTCCGCACACCGAGGAAAAAGCAAACGGGAAGAATACCAGCACCAGTTTTTCTCCTCGGTGCTCTGAAAGCCTCCACGGATTGCGATTCTGGTCGGGAAGAGAAAAATCGGGTGCCTCTTGTCCTACTTCTACCATTCCGTAGCCTCCTCTCGTGCAGGTCTATTCTTGGCCTATCATGCCACTTTCACGGACCCAAAACGCCTCGGCTATAACGGAGCCCGGACGGGCTGCGAGGGCTCTCACACCAAAACTTCTGGCGGCTGAGGGCTATTGTCCCGGACTACAAAAGATACAAAAAACAGGGATATGAAGCGCTACTCGCTCTGGGCAGTACGGTCGAGCCAGCGTCGAGGATCCTGCATCTCCTCGAAAGTCGGCAAGTATTTCGGACTCTTCCATAGCCGCTGAAGCGTCTCGATTCCTTCTTCTGCCGTCACGAACTGACAAAAAGCGAGAGCTGTAGCGAACTCGTGAGAATCCAGTTCTATCCCAGATAAGCGCAGCAAAAGTCTTTCAGCTGAACCGCGGTCAAAGTGGTGGCGGTGCATCACTTCCCTAGCTTTGTCTGGATCTCTTGCGATTTGTACCGCTGCTACTGCGCAGATGTGCTCAGCATAGGCCTCTAGCACGGCAATGCAGGAGCGAAGGAGATCCGTTGCGGCAACGGGTGGCGGAACGATGAGAGCCTCCAACAGGCCGGTGGGATCCTGGGCGAAGGTTTCAAACGATGACGGATCCGACGGGTCGAGGGTCGACACCTTGTCGGCCACGGCCTCAGGGTCGAAACGGATTTCGGATACTGCCCTCTGCACTCCAATAGCTAGAAACCTTCTTAGCCAAGGAACCATGAATTGTCGCAGGTGTGCGTACTCATGGAGACACACCCACAGCCCTGCATCATTCTGGTCGACTCCGTAGCTGGCTGCGGAGCGCGTGACAGCAGCCGGTAAAACTTTGGCCTCGGGAGCAGCGGTTCTAGGGAGGAGAACGTCAAATCCGGACCAAATCCAGGCTGCCATCTTCCCGAGGAGTAAGCCAAATTGGGCGCCGAGAAGCACGGGCATTATAGGACCTACTATCGCTTGTACAGGCCCAATCTCCCCTGGACCCACTTCGCTCGCTGCCGTGAGTCGAGATGCTATCGTCTCGAGGGTGTACTTGAACTCCTGCACACTAGAGCGCGCCCACTCTTGGGAGCTAACCAGAGAGGGGCTGAAAACCGACACTGTTCCCGGAGGAAGGGGCGGCACCAGGCTTTCAGTGCGTAACTCCACAACTCGAAACAGTTCGTCGAATCGTAGGTCGGAAGCACACTGCGAGACACCCTCTGCCGACTCTCGGGCCATCCATGCAGCTACTTGTTCTGCTACCTGCCAGTTGACGGGACCCTCACTCGCTTGTCGCCATGGCCGTCCTCCAGATGCGGGTATCGGATGTTCAAAGGGGTCGCGCTCTGACATGTCTATCCGAATGCCTTCCATGAAAAGGCTGACACCCACTCGTAGTTCTTTGTCGAAACCTCTGCCTTGAAGGCTTGACTTGACCTCCCTCTAGCCAGCGCTTAAAACCTCCAAGGCTCTGCTCTAGCCTTGCGTCTTTTGTTTCTACTTTGTTGGTGGAGCCAAGTAATACGACTCCCACTCGTCCCAATCCGGTGTGAAGTAGCGCACACGAACCTTTTTATATTCCTTGACCGACCACAACAATGCGTGCTCTGCGATCCCAGTGTCTTCGGAGATAGCTTGAACTGCAGCCTCGATGTCGCTCGCTCTCCTGCCGTGAAGCATTGTGAAAATAGAGTAAGGCCAGTCGTCGTATGTGGGCCGTCGGTAACAGTGGCTCACTGAAGCGAACGATGCCATACGGTAACCCACTTCGTCGATGCGATCTTCTGGGACACACCACACTGCCATTGCGTTGGCTTTGAATCCTGCTGACCGGTGATTCATTACAGCTGCGAACCTCCGCATTAGCTTTTGCTTTATGAAGTCTTGGGCAGTCGCTACGAGCTCTTCGCCTGTGGTGCCTAGCGTTTCAGCTTCTAGGTCGAATGGCTCCTCTACTAAGGGAAGGTCTTCTTGCAGTACTCGAATCGCAGCTTTTTCTTGCTCGCTAAGTACTGGGCCAGGGCTGTGTATCCAGATATCAGGCTTCTCGTTCTCTTCCACTTCCGCTTTTTCGGTTGCTTTTCGCTTGCCAGTCATGTCCAGCTTCACACCGATCTTGAAAAGCTTGAGAGTCGGCAGCACTCTGGTCGATCGCGCTTCCGACAAGCGGTGGACGACTCTGACGTGGTCGTCAAACGAGGAGCCTGGAGGGACGGCTAGCGTATACCAGAGGTTGAACTCATGGTTCCTTTTGTAATTGTGAGAG is from Acidimicrobiia bacterium and encodes:
- a CDS encoding peroxiredoxin — protein: MVEVGQEAPDFSLPDQNRNPWRLSEHRGEKLVLVFFPFAFSSVCGQEMCALRDERKMFESEGASVIGICCDSVHAIKAWSDQNGFDFPILADRWPLGEVSKLYGAFDESIGAARRVSVVIGQDGRVVKVVESPDIKTPRDSSEYHSALQGT
- a CDS encoding Lrp/AsnC family transcriptional regulator; translated protein: MATKVLDDLDNQLLNEVQWQFPLTRYPYNELAARLNISPAEVIKRLGAAKEAGVLRQLSAIFDTRALGYKSSLIAARVDPDKIDEAAERLNAHPGISHNYKRNHEFNLWYTLAVPPGSSFDDHVRVVHRLSEARSTRVLPTLKLFKIGVKLDMTGKRKATEKAEVEENEKPDIWIHSPGPVLSEQEKAAIRVLQEDLPLVEEPFDLEAETLGTTGEELVATAQDFIKQKLMRRFAAVMNHRSAGFKANAMAVWCVPEDRIDEVGYRMASFASVSHCYRRPTYDDWPYSIFTMLHGRRASDIEAAVQAISEDTGIAEHALLWSVKEYKKVRVRYFTPDWDEWESYYLAPPTK